One genomic region from Pecten maximus chromosome 5, xPecMax1.1, whole genome shotgun sequence encodes:
- the LOC117327330 gene encoding tubulin--tyrosine ligase-like protein 12: MIVLDQKKTFSVTTMSENSVNGEETGEHFERFLEQHLNQLQASGVPSTHWKSLYVKLKEDIYDAGESFKMLCYEMESDDEETENKDIGQDGEEEITNYKWMIEATKDVQKDDSNNIFLIDHAWTYRAEEARQHLKTIPGLLQRMASLMAVKVNGRSNSQIEEDILTEMWKFNQTYSFGHFERGDKAAMPVWYVMDEFGSRIQHSETPNCRTVPFYWRETKMTYTLMWLKEDVDDGDEITRDYVEKEEDDDIKKARLLSWEPCDMKTISYKQEEPDVEYFSKYAMNETLPNPDTPFPGLPKDRNVRIFVEYGSLRDHLTDKRFEIVETQEEADVIWTFKSWKDYKKLSEETPGKMINQFPRESVLTVKDLLAVVCRRVSKGVEDPDTLERDPDWLPITYNLKTELDKFASYFQHREEKGLDNHWICKPWNLARGLDMHISNNLNQITRLPDSGPKVACKYVEDPVLFFREEVGNVKFDVRYVVLLSSVKPLKLFVYRVFWLRFANKAFSLDHFDEYEKHFTVMNYVEGGINLKQIHYDDFIPMFEKQYPAFPWNGVEESIFQMFREMFQGATSLPPPQGIAHNPQSRALYAADLLLRWSTDQKGDKVIRPVLCEVNFMPDCDRAVKYHPFFSNDVFSTLFLDDTESKYVTQLL, encoded by the exons ATGATAGTATTGGATCA AAAAAAGACTTTCTCCGTCACCACGATGTCCGAGAATTCAGTAAATGGTGAAGAAACTGGTGAACACTTTGAAAGGTTTTTAGAACAGCATTTAAATCAACTTCAGGCATCAGGCGTTCCAAGTACACATTGGAAGTCTCTATACGTTAAACTGAAAGAAGAC ATTTATGATGCTGGGGAATCCTTTAAAATGCTGTGCTATGAAATGGAAAGTGATGATGAGGAAACAGAGAACAAAGACATCGGACAGGATGGAGAAGAAGAAATAACTAACTACAAATGGATGATTGAGGCAACTAAAGATGTTCAGAAAGACGATTCAAATAA TATATTTCTAATCGACCATGCCTGGACATACAGAGCAGAAGAAGCTAGACAACATTTGAAGACTATTCCAGGTTTGCTGCAGAGGATGGCTTCCCTCATGGCAGTTAAGGTCAATGGAAGGTCAAATTCACAAATAGAGGAGGACATCCTGACAGAAATGTGGAA ATTTAACCAGACATACAGCTTTGGGCATTTTGAAAGG GGAGATAAGGCGGCCATGCCGGTCTGGTATGTAATGGATGAGTTTGGTTCAAGAATACAACACTCCGAGACTCCAAACTGCCGGACGGTGCCTTTTTACTGGAGGGAAACAAAGATGACATATACACTGATGTGGCTCAAGGAGGATGTTGATGATGGAG aTGAAATAACAAGAGATTATGTTGAGAAAGAGGAAGATGATGACATAAAAAAAGCAAGACTGTTATCATGGGAACCTTGTGACATGAAAACTATAAGCTATAAACAGGAAGAACCAGATGTAGAGTACTTTTCA aaATATGCAATGAATGAAACATTACCTAACCCTGACACACCTTTTCCTGGTCTACCTAAGGACAGGAATGTCCGTATATTTGTGGAGTACGGCTCGCTGAGGGACCATCTCACTGACAAGCGGTTTGAAATTGTTGAAACACAGGAGGAAGCAGATGTAATATGGACATTTAAATCCTGGAAAGACTACAA GAAGCTGAGTGAAGAAACACCTGGGAAAATGATTAACCAGTTTCCACGCGAGTCTGTTTTGACAGTCAAAGACCTGCTTGCGGTGGTGTGTCGGCGAGTGAGTAAAGGAGTGGAGGATCCTGACACATTAGAACGGGATCCCGATTGGCTGCCTATCACATACAACCTGAAAACAGAACTGGACAAGTTCGCGTCATACTTCCAGCACCGAGAAGAAAA AGGGTTAGACAATCACTGGATCTGTAAACCGTGGAATCTGGCCAGGGGTCTTGACATGCACATCTCAAACAATCTCAACCAAATCACACGCCTCCCTGACTCTGGACCAAAG GTAGCCTGCAAGTATGTAGAGGATCCTGTGCTGTTTTTCCGTGAGGAGGTCGGCAATGTGAAGTTTGATGTCCGATATGTTGTGCTGCTATCTAGTGTTAAACCCCTCAAACTTTTTGTATATCGGGTGTTCTGGCTTAGATTCGCAAACAA AGCTTTTTCCTTGGACCACTTTGATGAATACGAGAAACACTTCACAGTTATGAATTATGTAGAAGGTGGGATCAACTtaaaacag ATCCACTACGATGACTTCATCCCCATGTTTGAGAAACAGTATCCAGCTTTTCCCTGGAATGGAGTAGAG GAGAGCATATTCCAGATGTTTCGCGAGATGTTCCAGGGAGCTACATCTCTACCTCCTCCCCAGGGGATCGCCCATAACCCTCAGTCACGGGCGTTGTATGCTGCTGATCTACTGCTGAGATGGTCTACAGACCAAAAAG GTGATAAGGTGATACGCCCAGTGTTGTGTGAGGTGAACTTCATGCCAGATTGTGACAGGGCCGTGAAATATCACCCTTTCTTCTCAAATGATGTATTTAGTACGCTCTTCCTTGATGATACTGAGAGCAAGTATGTGACACAGCTTCTCTAA
- the LOC117327331 gene encoding kinesin-like protein KIF25, with protein MPLGIDRSHFYADKIKHYEKDMRTKDERISTLETENAMLYLKLAQLRGTLQTNREDMSGLQNQFDSEQKFRKSIAQYATKLKHDVNRLREDLSDVHKIAINMPQDFGSQIDRASTVIHRHRHMFQSQTSSLSVLQDKIEQMNTALQDITDRHAKEKKRRQELHNTLMELRGNIRVHCRLRPLMEFDTGLEDPSTLGRIGTKSEVVVHYVDDENACVRTAKHNKVFEFERVYDPKESQENVFYEVQPMLTSLLDGYNICIMAYGQTGSGKTHTMLGSHKNEDYNASLEPHPEEGVIPRAARELFRLISEKPERHHTIEVSVVEIYNNDIRDLLSSDANTKHDISTGVDNSINLPTITFKEVDNVYDVMCLVQRGLKARRESSTLVHDHSSRSHLVVTLTVNSQAPSFFSKPSTQDGAMQQTTSRDARGRSLSVPMSMISGPGPEPPSSDSQAVIRTKLQLVDLAGSECVGMSGVTGAALREASHINKSLSALADVLGALSEHRGHVPYRNSRLTHLLQDSIGGDAKLLVLLCVSPSQRYITESLQCLGFGTRARQVARGPTKRRLPSSAEKVIADNTQRPRTGKT; from the exons ATGCCCCTGGGTATCGACAGAAGTCACTTTTACGCTGACAAAATCAAACATTATGAAAAGGATATGCGG ACGAAGGATGAGCGAATATCAACATTGGAAACAGAAAATGCGATGCTGTATCTAAAGTTGGCCCAGCTTAGAGGAACACTACAGACAAACAGGGAGGATATGTCGGGGCTACAGAACCAGTTTGACTCGGAACAAAAGTTCAGGAAATCCATCGCTCAATATGCAACAAAATTGAAACATGATGTTAAT AGACTGCGAGAAGATTTGTCGGATGTCCACAAGATTGCCATAAATATGCCACAGGATTTTGGTTCTCAGATTGATCGTGCTTCAACAGTGATCCATCGACACCGTCACATGTTCCAATCTCAAACATCTAGTCTTTCCGTCCTACAAGATAAGATTGAGCAAATGAACACAGCGCTCCAAGATATCACAGATCGGCATGCCAAAGAGAAGAAACGGCGACAGGAACTTCATAATACACTCATG GAACTTAGGGGTAATATACGAGTTCACTGTCGACTAAGACCATTGATGGAGTTTGATACAGGTTTAGAGGACCCGTCAACACTTGGCAG AATTGGAACGAAATCTGAGGTGGTTGTACATTATGTTGAtgat gAAAATGCATGCGTACGGACAGCTAAACATAACAAAGTGTTTGAATTTGAAAG AGTGTATGATCCTAAAGAGAGCCAAGAGAATGTGTTTTACGAGGTACAGCCTATGTTGACATCGTTATTGGATGG GTACAATATCTGTATCATGGCGTATGGCCAGACAGGTAGTGGTAAGACTCATACAATGCTGGGTAGTCACAAGAATGAGGACTATAATGCATCACTGGAGCCACACCCAGAGGAGGGAGTCATCCCTCGTGCAGCTAGAGAGCTCTTCAG GTTGATATCGGAGAAACCAGAGAGACATCATACCATAGAGGTCTCtgttgtagagatatataacaacgACATTCGGGACCTCCTTAGCAGTGATGCCAATACAAAACACGATATCAGCACAGGGGTAGATAACTCTATCAACCTACCCACCATCACATTCAA GGAAGTAGACAATGTATATGATGTCATGTGTCTAGTCCAGCGGGGATTGAAAGCTAGACGTGAATCGTCCACTCTTGTCCATGACCATTCTAGTCGATCTCACTTAGTGGTCACTCTGACCGTAAACTCCCAGGCTCCTAGCTTCTTCTCTAAACCTTCCACACAGGACG GGGCTATGCAGCAGACAACAAGTAGAGATGCCAGGGGACGATCTCTGTCTGTTCCGATGTCAATGATAAGTGGCCCAGGTCCTGAACCGCCATCATCCGACAGCCAGGCAGTCATTAGGACCAAGTTACAGTTGGTGGACCTTGCTGGTAGTGAATGTGTTG GGATGAGTGGTGTGACAGGAGCTGCTCTGAGGGAAGCTTCCCACATCAACAAGAGTCTGTCCGCCCTGGCTGATGTCCTAGGTGCTTTGTCAGAGCATAGAGGCCATGTTCCTTACCGAAATAGTCGTCTTACTCATCTCCTTCAGGACTCAATAG GTGGAGATGCCAAGTTACTAGTGCTGCTCTGCGTGTCGCCCTCCCAGCGTTACATCACAGAGTCACTGCAATGTCTGGGCTTCGGTACACGTGCCAGGCAGGTAGCACGAGGACCAACCAAGCGCCGACTCCCCTCCTCAGCCGAGAAAGTCATTGCTGATAACACACAGCGACCAAGAACAGGAAAAACATAG